One genomic window of Magnolia sinica isolate HGM2019 chromosome 3, MsV1, whole genome shotgun sequence includes the following:
- the LOC131241187 gene encoding uncharacterized protein LOC131241187 isoform X1, translating to MHVCIPSLSCNLNYTLSNIKRSQSKMSRYMVPYPMRDANPSVFTPKTFFFATSKGDAYKYNWVQCFGLKADAVYSAIFGRDADELPLAEKFLKCIAFYCLNPVQIVEPEPTISITTLVEEDLWNMPQNIRETCDAIYIVVVFLKDLKQWAEEDRQKMDSYLMSKHGSHLVSDMALLENQLLLDHTINVVQNLDQAVIETIKFMLKESKGPSPSIIYLKLPFNREDFDEVISLFCWYYSPFYAEKKKFHGRLAKELITKSTLLECLHYCLVRPTKDDQAVVTPNLVWSIPTAKELAWSGMRFEADPDVAIQVQFAEPVFKLPALVFDTKIETVVSNLMALERSKPQRPLSRYFQLMNELVDDKEDVRVLKRFGVVRGRWTREGDVVDFVKRVGSFVSYPSMYPSVEDEIGKMRKWHDERSGKFLVRYGWALRWASVAAAASIVATAIFAAKRRG from the exons ATGCATGTATGCATTCCCTCTCTATCATGTAATCTCAACTACAcgttatcaaatatcaaaaggtCTCAATCGAAGATGTCCAGATATATGGTCCCATACCCCATGCGAGACGCCAACCCTAGCGTATTCACTCCCAAAACTTTCTTCTTCGCCACTTCTAAGGGAGACGCTTACAAATACAATTGGGTCCAATGCTTCGGTTTGAAAGCAGATGCTGTCTACTCAGCCATCTTTGGAAGGGATGCTGATGAGCTTCCTTTAGCTGAGAAGTTTTTAAAATGCATCGCTTTCTACTGTCTTAATCCTGTGCAAATAG TTGAGCCTGAGCCAACAATCTCCATCACTACTCTGGTAGAAGAAGATCTCTGGAATATGCCCCAAAATATCAGAGAAACATGTGATGCCATATATATTGTTGTGGTCTTCCTTAAAGACTTGAAGCAATGGGCTGAAGAGGACAGACAGAAAATGGACAGCTACTTAATGTCCAAGCATGGGTCCCACTTGGTCTCAGACATGGCCCTGCTAGAGAACCAGCTCCTACTTGACCACACCATCAATGTGGTCCAAAATCTCGATCAGGCGGTGATTGAAACCATAAAATTCATGTTGAAAGAAAGCAAGGGTCCATCTCCTTCCATTATTTATTTGAAGCTTCCCTTCAACAGAGAGGACTTCGATGAAGTGATTTCTCTCTTTTGCTGGTATTACTCTCCCTTCTACGCGGAGAAGAAGAAGTTCCACGGCCGCCTTGCCAAGGAATTAATTACTAAAAGTACCCTTCTTGAGTGCTTGCATTACTGcctggtgaggcccaccaaggACGATCAGGCAGTCGTCACCCCCAATCTAGTGTGGTCCATTCCAACGGCTAAGGAGCTAGCATGGTCTGGCATGCGGTTCGAAGCAGACCCAGATGTGGCCATTCAAGTCCAATTTGCCGAGCCTGTGTTCAAACTACCAGCGTTGGTGTTCGATACTAAGATCGAGACAGTGGTCAGCAATCTGATGGCGCTGGAGAGATCAAAGCCGCAGCGGCCGTTGAGTCGGTACTTCCAGCTCATGAACGAGCTGGTTGATGACAAGGAGGATGTTAGGGTGTTGAAGAGGTTTGGAGTTGTGAGGGGGAGGTGGACGAGAGAGGGAGATGTGGTGGATTTTGTGAAGAGGGTGGGTAGCTTTGTATCCTATCCGTCCATGTACCCATCCGTGGAAGATGAAATTGGtaagatgaggaagtggcatGATGAAAGGTCGGGGAAGTTCTTGGTCAGATATGGGTGGGCTTTGAGGTGGGCATCTGTAGCCGCTGCTGCCTCTATTGTTGCAACGGCTATATTTGCAGCCAAAAGAAGGGGGTGA
- the LOC131241187 gene encoding uncharacterized protein LOC131241187 isoform X2, giving the protein MQGVYPLSKLVDLTGTRLDLGLKSRDLKGPKTGLSVEPEPTISITTLVEEDLWNMPQNIRETCDAIYIVVVFLKDLKQWAEEDRQKMDSYLMSKHGSHLVSDMALLENQLLLDHTINVVQNLDQAVIETIKFMLKESKGPSPSIIYLKLPFNREDFDEVISLFCWYYSPFYAEKKKFHGRLAKELITKSTLLECLHYCLVRPTKDDQAVVTPNLVWSIPTAKELAWSGMRFEADPDVAIQVQFAEPVFKLPALVFDTKIETVVSNLMALERSKPQRPLSRYFQLMNELVDDKEDVRVLKRFGVVRGRWTREGDVVDFVKRVGSFVSYPSMYPSVEDEIGKMRKWHDERSGKFLVRYGWALRWASVAAAASIVATAIFAAKRRG; this is encoded by the exons ATGCAGGGAGTGTACCCTCTTTCCAAGTTGGTGGACTTGACAGGAACGAGACTAGACCTGGGTCTGAAAAGTAGAGACCTGAAGGGTCCAAAAACTGGACTTTCAG TTGAGCCTGAGCCAACAATCTCCATCACTACTCTGGTAGAAGAAGATCTCTGGAATATGCCCCAAAATATCAGAGAAACATGTGATGCCATATATATTGTTGTGGTCTTCCTTAAAGACTTGAAGCAATGGGCTGAAGAGGACAGACAGAAAATGGACAGCTACTTAATGTCCAAGCATGGGTCCCACTTGGTCTCAGACATGGCCCTGCTAGAGAACCAGCTCCTACTTGACCACACCATCAATGTGGTCCAAAATCTCGATCAGGCGGTGATTGAAACCATAAAATTCATGTTGAAAGAAAGCAAGGGTCCATCTCCTTCCATTATTTATTTGAAGCTTCCCTTCAACAGAGAGGACTTCGATGAAGTGATTTCTCTCTTTTGCTGGTATTACTCTCCCTTCTACGCGGAGAAGAAGAAGTTCCACGGCCGCCTTGCCAAGGAATTAATTACTAAAAGTACCCTTCTTGAGTGCTTGCATTACTGcctggtgaggcccaccaaggACGATCAGGCAGTCGTCACCCCCAATCTAGTGTGGTCCATTCCAACGGCTAAGGAGCTAGCATGGTCTGGCATGCGGTTCGAAGCAGACCCAGATGTGGCCATTCAAGTCCAATTTGCCGAGCCTGTGTTCAAACTACCAGCGTTGGTGTTCGATACTAAGATCGAGACAGTGGTCAGCAATCTGATGGCGCTGGAGAGATCAAAGCCGCAGCGGCCGTTGAGTCGGTACTTCCAGCTCATGAACGAGCTGGTTGATGACAAGGAGGATGTTAGGGTGTTGAAGAGGTTTGGAGTTGTGAGGGGGAGGTGGACGAGAGAGGGAGATGTGGTGGATTTTGTGAAGAGGGTGGGTAGCTTTGTATCCTATCCGTCCATGTACCCATCCGTGGAAGATGAAATTGGtaagatgaggaagtggcatGATGAAAGGTCGGGGAAGTTCTTGGTCAGATATGGGTGGGCTTTGAGGTGGGCATCTGTAGCCGCTGCTGCCTCTATTGTTGCAACGGCTATATTTGCAGCCAAAAGAAGGGGGTGA